From Neorickettsia helminthoeca str. Oregon, one genomic window encodes:
- a CDS encoding trypsin-like peptidase domain-containing protein, producing the protein MRKNKFFTIIVVAVLLAFSTSYAVVPVEGFSKIVSKLTPAVVNISGEYKLKMDSQSLCSNPAMLEEFSDFCERVEPYFGNKNQGNKKRWTSRGSGFLISDDGLIVTNYHVVSNAEKIKVVLSQCTENCQQYDAKIIGYDVKTDLAVLKIPGVKGLAHLRFGDSSKVRAGDWVLTAGNPFGLGGSVSVGIVSAISREIGLFRSSDFIQTDSALNPGNSGGPLCNTNGEVIGVNTASMYSNGSNAGIGFAVPSNVAVPVIDVISKGEQVQRGWIGVVMQEITNEVRDSLGGDFSGVLVASIDKKGPAYKSGLRVGDVITAVGGEKISGSRRLVREVSSKKIGDSLTLSVVRDPLKAKESLSLKVSVERAPKKHVNEIVSELEIIGIVVSSLTDNIRASFGLGDDTKGVIVLAVDPNKDTFLRAGDIIVGIGGNKQISTVQEFKQYIEATRKKGQRSVLMLINRGMQTIFAAVNIDD; encoded by the coding sequence ATGAGAAAAAATAAGTTTTTCACAATCATTGTAGTGGCAGTTTTGCTCGCTTTTTCGACTTCCTACGCAGTCGTGCCAGTGGAGGGTTTTTCTAAGATCGTATCGAAACTGACACCAGCGGTCGTAAATATTTCAGGTGAATACAAACTGAAAATGGATAGTCAGAGTTTGTGCAGTAATCCCGCTATGCTAGAGGAATTTTCAGATTTCTGTGAGAGAGTCGAACCATACTTTGGAAATAAGAATCAGGGTAATAAAAAACGCTGGACCTCACGAGGATCTGGATTTCTGATTTCCGATGATGGCTTGATAGTCACAAATTATCACGTTGTCTCTAATGCCGAAAAAATAAAGGTCGTACTGAGTCAGTGTACTGAAAATTGTCAGCAGTATGATGCGAAGATTATTGGTTATGATGTAAAGACTGACCTTGCTGTGTTGAAAATTCCGGGTGTCAAGGGTTTGGCACATCTCCGTTTTGGTGATTCGTCCAAAGTAAGGGCCGGAGATTGGGTACTCACGGCAGGTAATCCTTTTGGTTTGGGTGGTTCGGTCAGTGTTGGAATAGTATCTGCTATCAGTAGGGAAATTGGGTTGTTCCGTAGTAGTGATTTTATACAAACGGATAGCGCCCTGAATCCGGGAAACTCAGGGGGTCCTTTGTGTAATACCAATGGAGAAGTAATTGGTGTGAATACAGCAAGTATGTATTCTAATGGAAGTAATGCCGGGATTGGGTTTGCTGTTCCGTCAAATGTTGCTGTCCCAGTGATAGATGTTATCTCCAAAGGTGAGCAGGTTCAGCGTGGTTGGATTGGTGTCGTGATGCAGGAGATTACTAATGAAGTAAGGGATTCACTGGGAGGAGATTTTTCCGGAGTACTGGTAGCCAGCATCGACAAAAAGGGTCCAGCGTACAAGTCTGGTCTAAGGGTTGGCGATGTCATCACAGCTGTGGGTGGAGAAAAAATTAGTGGATCTAGAAGGCTCGTACGTGAGGTCTCTAGTAAAAAGATAGGTGACTCTCTCACTCTATCGGTGGTTAGGGATCCTTTGAAGGCTAAAGAATCATTATCATTAAAAGTCAGTGTTGAACGAGCACCAAAGAAACACGTTAATGAAATCGTTTCCGAGTTGGAGATAATAGGGATAGTGGTCTCCAGCTTAACTGATAATATTAGAGCTTCTTTTGGTTTAGGCGATGATACCAAAGGCGTAATCGTGCTCGCCGTCGATCCCAATAAAGACACTTTCCTTAGGGCTGGAGATATAATTGTTGGAATCGGTGGTAATAAGCAGATTTCTACGGTACAAGAATTCAAACAGTACATAGAAGCGACAAGAAAGAAAGGTCAAAGATCGGTCTTGATGCTTATAAATCGCGGTATGCAGACAATTTTTGCTGCTGTTAACATTGATGATTGA
- the hflC gene encoding protease modulator HflC: MKRTLVVLSIVVVVLLGLSVFVVPEGRQAIVLQFGEVVTSEPLKPGLHFKIPFINNVVRIDTRILDLSSGSIEVIAADQKRLIVSYYAKYRITDPVQFYRSAKSITNLESRLSPVIESNMREQVGLVPLIGILTEERGKVMSNIKLQADKVASDFGVEVVDVRIKRADLPGENSEAIFKRMQTEREKEAREIRAQGYQEAQRIISTADKEKKLIITNAYSKAQSIKGEGDAEAAKIYSIAYMVDQEFYKFYRSLIAYERVFEKNNTRFIINSGDRFLSILKDSNEKK, translated from the coding sequence ATGAAAAGGACTCTTGTTGTTTTGTCAATTGTTGTAGTTGTGCTACTGGGGTTGAGTGTGTTTGTCGTGCCTGAGGGCCGTCAGGCGATAGTGCTGCAGTTTGGAGAGGTGGTGACAAGCGAGCCGCTGAAGCCTGGCCTTCACTTCAAGATTCCGTTCATCAATAATGTTGTTAGGATTGATACTAGGATCCTAGATTTGTCTTCCGGGTCAATAGAGGTAATAGCAGCTGATCAAAAGCGATTGATAGTAAGTTACTATGCTAAATATAGGATTACTGATCCTGTTCAGTTCTACCGCTCGGCAAAGAGTATCACAAATCTAGAAAGTAGATTGAGCCCCGTCATTGAATCGAATATGAGAGAACAGGTTGGCCTAGTTCCACTGATCGGTATTCTCACAGAGGAAAGAGGGAAGGTCATGAGTAACATCAAGCTTCAGGCTGACAAGGTAGCCTCTGACTTTGGAGTCGAAGTCGTTGACGTGCGTATCAAGAGAGCGGACCTCCCCGGAGAAAACAGTGAGGCGATTTTCAAGAGAATGCAAACAGAAAGGGAAAAAGAGGCAAGGGAGATAAGAGCGCAAGGATACCAGGAAGCACAGAGGATAATTTCTACAGCTGATAAGGAAAAGAAACTTATTATCACTAACGCATACAGTAAAGCGCAATCCATCAAGGGTGAAGGTGATGCTGAGGCCGCAAAAATATATTCAATAGCTTATATGGTCGATCAGGAATTCTATAAATTCTATAGGAGCCTGATTGCCTATGAAAGGGTCTTCGAGAAGAATAATACTAGATTTATTATAAACTCCGGCGATAGATTTTTAAGCATATTGAAAGATAGTAATGAGAAAAAATAA
- a CDS encoding heme exporter protein CcmB: protein MLHLRSKMEQYMFKPKRSIVLLAFLLISFFQLFLYKQVVGCTMDKHIIWISTNILYLASISSIFTRYWSSGVLEQLSTSNIHIRRFISRTIVDFWISIGLPLILFATILYCLLSYYSIHLRDLLFFSGSLIYSTITFSFIGALCNCFTVTTDRITYLIIAAPISIPGIVMSMFILNGSLENLGIFIFILVGNILIVSIFPVIIEIVLREVLENL from the coding sequence ATGCTACACTTACGCTCGAAAATGGAACAATATATGTTTAAACCCAAAAGGTCAATAGTACTGCTAGCATTTTTACTGATCAGCTTTTTTCAGCTATTTTTGTACAAACAAGTAGTTGGTTGTACAATGGATAAACATATCATCTGGATAAGTACAAATATACTATATTTAGCCTCCATTAGTAGCATCTTCACGCGATACTGGTCCAGCGGCGTCCTTGAGCAGCTTAGCACTTCTAATATTCATATTCGTAGGTTCATTTCCAGGACCATAGTGGATTTTTGGATAAGTATAGGATTACCGTTGATACTATTTGCAACTATTCTCTACTGTCTTTTAAGTTATTATTCCATTCATCTGAGGGATCTACTTTTTTTCAGTGGCTCTCTCATATATTCGACGATCACTTTTTCTTTTATAGGAGCATTATGTAACTGTTTCACTGTCACCACAGATCGCATTACATATCTCATTATTGCTGCACCGATCTCTATACCAGGAATAGTCATGTCAATGTTCATTCTGAATGGCAGCTTGGAGAATCTTGGTATATTCATTTTCATCTTGGTCGGAAATATCCTCATTGTGAGCATCTTTCCGGTAATAATAGAAATCGTGTTAAGAGAAGTATTGGAGAATTTATAA
- the alaS gene encoding alanine--tRNA ligase, whose translation MLDNVRKRFINFFAANGHKGLSSASLIPHNDSSLMFVNAGMVPFKEYFMDTRKAPYTNIVTSQKCVRAGGKHNDLENVGHTKRHHTFFEMLGNFSFGGYFKEGAIKLAWEFITKELKLEKNRLYITIYHTDDEAFEIWSTLTGFGEDRIIRISTDDNFWQMGDTGPCGPCSEIFYDHGSHLDGDLPGDTGDTGERYVEIWNLVFMQYVKGQDGNLTRIEQPCIDTGMGLERIAAVLEGTDDNYEIALFRELIQESQRITRNKNNVTAHRVISDHIRSASFLIADGVLPGNTGKGYVLRRITRRAVRYSNMLGFEKPLLPELFHTLEKLMGQHYPELTRARDLILETLETEEISFRSTLKAGMKMLDEISNSLKEGDVLPGDVAFTLYDTHGFPLDLTIDILKERKISVNESEFMEKMQGQRALARASWTGNRIDSSNNEIKAILLAHGKTEFIGYESFSGSAVVLSVISSESVQLSKKLTLVLDRTTFYPESGGQESDHGIIFAKSATLRVERVYKSADGIILHDCCIVDGHTVRRDEQVSLQIDLDRRNKLARNHSATHILHHVLRKKLGMHVMQKGSLVAADRFRFDFTHNHSLTEEEISDIEDGINLMLWNNHTVSIDIKNIDDAIKSGAIALFGEKYDDTVRVVSIGGSVELCGGTHVGSSASIGLVKILSESSIARGTRRIEAVTHLAALEYLREKERNHLNKLDELELRLRALQKQHQREVTHIYHCLMENVETKVEQHGSLKVVIKKIHSVPKEVLVGLAPSMRSMADILIMHTNVANGVYLLIILGSDLMGNRKLISSIRKLIEESYGNIFPSAPYIIQAILPSIANLEMCLTKLSGYISSVG comes from the coding sequence ATGTTGGATAACGTTAGAAAAAGATTCATAAATTTCTTCGCTGCTAATGGCCATAAGGGTCTATCTTCAGCGAGCTTGATACCACACAATGATTCTTCGTTGATGTTCGTAAATGCTGGTATGGTGCCTTTCAAAGAGTATTTTATGGATACTCGTAAAGCTCCGTACACGAATATTGTGACGTCGCAAAAGTGTGTCAGAGCAGGAGGAAAGCACAACGACCTAGAAAATGTAGGACATACTAAGCGTCACCATACTTTTTTCGAAATGCTAGGCAATTTCAGTTTCGGAGGTTACTTCAAAGAGGGGGCGATAAAGTTAGCCTGGGAATTCATAACAAAAGAGCTGAAACTAGAGAAAAATAGACTCTACATAACAATCTATCACACAGATGATGAAGCGTTTGAGATATGGAGCACACTTACAGGATTTGGAGAAGACAGGATTATAAGAATCAGCACTGATGATAATTTCTGGCAGATGGGTGATACAGGCCCGTGCGGACCCTGCTCAGAGATATTTTATGATCACGGCTCACATTTGGATGGTGATTTACCTGGAGACACAGGAGACACAGGAGAAAGATATGTAGAAATATGGAATCTTGTTTTCATGCAGTACGTAAAAGGGCAGGATGGAAATCTCACACGGATTGAGCAGCCCTGCATAGATACGGGAATGGGATTGGAAAGAATCGCAGCAGTCCTTGAAGGCACGGACGATAACTATGAGATAGCGCTGTTCAGAGAACTTATTCAGGAGTCCCAGAGAATTACTAGAAACAAGAATAATGTGACCGCACACAGAGTAATATCTGATCACATACGTTCTGCATCCTTCTTGATAGCAGACGGAGTGCTTCCTGGTAATACCGGGAAGGGATATGTTCTTAGAAGGATCACACGTAGAGCAGTACGCTATTCCAATATGTTAGGTTTCGAGAAGCCCTTACTACCCGAGCTTTTTCATACACTGGAAAAGCTCATGGGACAACATTATCCAGAACTCACAAGAGCACGCGATCTAATTTTGGAAACCCTTGAAACTGAAGAAATTTCTTTCCGCAGCACACTCAAAGCTGGAATGAAGATGCTGGATGAGATCTCTAATTCACTGAAAGAAGGGGATGTATTACCTGGAGATGTTGCATTCACCCTGTATGACACCCATGGTTTTCCATTGGATTTGACAATAGATATACTCAAAGAAAGAAAGATCTCTGTTAATGAATCAGAATTCATGGAAAAAATGCAGGGACAAAGAGCACTTGCAAGAGCTTCGTGGACGGGCAATAGGATTGACAGTTCCAACAACGAAATAAAGGCAATTCTTCTTGCACATGGAAAGACAGAGTTTATAGGATATGAATCCTTCTCAGGATCGGCGGTGGTGTTGTCTGTCATCAGCAGTGAGTCAGTCCAACTATCAAAAAAATTGACACTAGTGTTAGACAGAACAACCTTTTATCCAGAGTCTGGTGGCCAGGAAAGTGACCATGGAATCATATTTGCCAAAAGTGCCACATTAAGGGTTGAAAGGGTGTACAAATCAGCTGATGGGATCATTCTTCACGACTGCTGCATCGTGGACGGGCACACAGTGCGTAGAGACGAACAAGTGAGTCTACAGATTGATCTTGATCGTAGAAATAAGCTTGCTAGGAATCATTCTGCAACACATATACTGCACCATGTATTAAGAAAAAAACTTGGTATGCATGTGATGCAAAAGGGCTCTCTTGTTGCTGCAGATAGGTTTCGTTTTGATTTCACTCATAATCACTCTCTGACGGAAGAAGAAATCTCTGACATAGAAGACGGCATCAACTTGATGCTCTGGAATAATCATACAGTCAGCATAGACATAAAAAATATTGATGATGCTATCAAATCGGGTGCGATAGCCTTATTCGGGGAAAAATATGATGATACGGTCCGTGTCGTCTCCATAGGGGGATCTGTAGAATTATGTGGTGGTACACATGTTGGAAGTAGCGCAAGTATTGGGTTGGTGAAAATTTTATCTGAGTCTTCAATAGCACGTGGAACAAGGAGAATAGAAGCGGTAACGCATCTTGCCGCTCTTGAGTACCTGAGGGAGAAAGAGCGAAACCATCTAAATAAGCTCGATGAACTTGAATTAAGACTCAGAGCATTACAGAAGCAGCATCAAAGGGAAGTTACTCATATATATCACTGCTTAATGGAGAACGTGGAGACAAAAGTAGAGCAACATGGATCACTAAAAGTAGTAATCAAGAAGATTCACAGCGTCCCTAAAGAAGTGTTAGTAGGACTAGCACCAAGTATGAGGTCTATGGCTGACATACTGATCATGCATACGAACGTCGCTAATGGGGTATACTTGCTGATTATATTGGGCAGTGACCTTATGGGAAATAGGAAATTAATAAGCTCTATCAGGAAGCTAATCGAAGAATCCTATGGCAACATTTTTCCATCAGCACCATATATTATACAAGCTATTCTCCCGAGTATTGCGAATCTTGAAATGTGTCTTACAAAGCTGTCCGGATACATTTCTTCTGTCGGATAG
- the hflK gene encoding FtsH protease activity modulator HflK, which produces MKYDDPWGSEEEPRYKPRGSNKNIYDVDAVLLSIRNRFGRNYRSGLSFDSWFLYILLLALLAVWGASGFYVVNPEEQGVQLTFGKYVSTSEPGLRYHLPFPIGRVDKVKVAAVNRDEIGFSSGRKGEGEGIMLTGDENIVNANFEVQWRIKNAYNFLYNVKDYGFGTSVKGAAESAMRDAIGKNEISFILRGEGRAQIAADTKKNLQAILDGYNMGVEVLSIQMKKVDPPEKVINAFRDVQSARADKEREINQAYSYRNDLLPRAKGEAEVAIQNAEAYKIEVINRALGDTKRFTEIYQQYKSYPEITKMRMRLEMLEQVYKETDKIVVDDSNVLKFFDLLKGGAK; this is translated from the coding sequence ATGAAGTATGATGATCCTTGGGGATCCGAAGAGGAGCCGAGGTACAAGCCCAGAGGCTCAAACAAGAATATCTATGATGTAGATGCTGTCCTGCTCAGTATAAGAAATAGGTTTGGTCGTAATTATCGATCAGGGCTTAGTTTTGATTCATGGTTCCTGTACATTTTGCTTCTTGCGCTACTTGCTGTCTGGGGTGCATCTGGGTTTTATGTCGTGAATCCAGAAGAGCAGGGAGTCCAACTCACGTTCGGTAAGTATGTCAGTACGTCTGAACCAGGTTTGAGATATCATCTTCCTTTCCCTATAGGGCGAGTCGATAAAGTGAAAGTTGCTGCGGTGAATCGTGACGAAATAGGTTTCTCATCGGGTAGAAAGGGTGAAGGTGAAGGTATAATGCTCACCGGTGACGAAAATATAGTGAATGCTAATTTCGAGGTTCAATGGCGTATCAAGAATGCTTACAATTTCCTCTACAATGTCAAAGATTACGGATTTGGGACGAGCGTCAAGGGAGCTGCCGAAAGCGCAATGAGAGATGCGATCGGGAAAAATGAAATTTCATTTATTCTCCGAGGTGAGGGAAGAGCTCAAATTGCTGCGGATACTAAGAAGAACCTTCAAGCAATTCTTGACGGGTACAATATGGGAGTCGAAGTCCTCTCAATACAAATGAAAAAGGTCGACCCTCCAGAAAAGGTGATTAATGCTTTCCGCGATGTTCAAAGTGCTCGTGCTGATAAAGAAAGGGAAATTAATCAGGCCTACTCCTACAGAAATGATCTGTTGCCAAGAGCAAAAGGTGAGGCCGAAGTTGCTATACAGAATGCTGAGGCCTATAAAATCGAAGTTATAAATCGTGCATTGGGTGACACTAAGAGATTCACCGAAATATATCAGCAGTATAAGAGCTATCCTGAAATCACAAAGATGAGAATGCGATTAGAAATGTTGGAGCAGGTGTACAAAGAAACTGACAAAATTGTTGTCGATGACAGTAATGTATTGAAATTCTTTGATCTGCTAAAGGGTGGTGCTAAATGA
- a CDS encoding TraR/DksA family transcriptional regulator: protein MATEEIKNAEYMGERMISYFRDKLLRLKSDLLSEGRVVQDFLRKCANSYEADDIILSTQKRALLLKEIDEALERIEQGVYGYCEETGDEIGFSRLDLEPTARCSVDVQERLDKKNRFLQSSNLNEDV from the coding sequence ATGGCTACTGAAGAAATAAAAAACGCTGAGTACATGGGAGAAAGAATGATTTCTTACTTCCGTGATAAGTTACTCAGATTGAAAAGTGACTTGTTGAGTGAGGGTAGAGTTGTCCAGGACTTCCTGCGTAAGTGCGCGAATTCCTACGAGGCAGATGATATCATCCTTTCTACTCAGAAGCGTGCTCTTCTGCTAAAGGAAATAGATGAGGCACTCGAACGTATAGAGCAGGGTGTATACGGGTACTGTGAAGAAACTGGAGATGAAATAGGCTTCAGTAGGCTGGACCTCGAACCTACAGCAAGGTGCTCAGTAGATGTGCAAGAAAGATTAGATAAGAAAAATCGTTTCCTCCAGTCCTCCAACCTCAACGAAGACGTGTAG
- the thyX gene encoding FAD-dependent thymidylate synthase: MPYSCAVSDNQSCQTKRAISEALEQNLDKRYQVLDKGFIRVVDYMGNDQSIVQAARVSYGKGTKTVNQDRALIHYLMRHSHTTPFEMCEIKFHIKMPIFVARQWIRHRTANVNEYSARYSIVDNEFYIPEMEKVCYQSATNAQGGSDQVDQVLAQEFNDALNENSRALYEGYTHFINSGLAREIVRIALPLNAYTEMYWKIDLHNLLHFLKLRSHSHAQYEIRRYAEVMEEIVKLWVPIAYEAFLEYVKCSATFSRSALRYIRDNLKDSIITERERYNMGAREFTEVQTVLTEKDDT, from the coding sequence ATGCCTTATTCTTGCGCTGTGTCCGACAATCAATCTTGCCAAACTAAAAGAGCCATATCAGAGGCTTTGGAGCAGAACCTAGATAAAAGATATCAGGTTCTGGATAAGGGCTTTATAAGGGTAGTTGATTATATGGGTAATGATCAATCCATTGTCCAGGCTGCGAGGGTCTCCTATGGAAAGGGGACAAAAACTGTAAACCAGGATCGTGCACTGATACATTACTTAATGCGTCACAGTCACACCACTCCTTTCGAAATGTGTGAAATCAAGTTCCATATAAAGATGCCGATTTTCGTTGCCAGACAGTGGATCAGGCATAGAACTGCAAATGTAAATGAGTATTCAGCTAGGTATTCGATAGTTGATAATGAATTCTATATTCCCGAAATGGAAAAAGTATGCTATCAGTCTGCCACGAATGCTCAAGGAGGAAGCGATCAGGTGGATCAAGTTCTTGCTCAGGAGTTCAATGATGCTTTAAATGAGAATAGTAGGGCACTGTATGAGGGGTACACACATTTCATAAATTCGGGATTGGCTAGAGAAATAGTGCGTATAGCGCTTCCATTGAATGCATATACGGAAATGTATTGGAAAATCGATCTTCATAATTTACTTCATTTCCTGAAATTGCGTTCCCACAGTCATGCTCAGTATGAGATTCGTAGATACGCTGAAGTGATGGAAGAAATCGTGAAATTATGGGTCCCTATAGCTTACGAGGCCTTTTTGGAGTACGTAAAATGCAGTGCAACCTTTTCCCGTAGTGCGCTTCGCTATATACGCGATAATTTAAAGGACAGTATTATTACCGAGAGAGAACGATATAACATGGGTGCTCGCGAGTTTACCGAGGTACAAACTGTTCTCACGGAGAAGGATGATACCTAG
- a CDS encoding SLC13 family permease, whose product MLLSTYCLITEKFRAEAVAFTSIGLLAFYQGIAFSKPLVLLEGMMNGTVITILGITVMGRMVACTGAINKFASLTMKTDYVALIPMILILVSYFSSAFINNTPVVVLLITFLSICSRKIGIANSSVMMPIAFAASLGGMLTVLGSSTNLLIYSKAGELGVDIGFFGFFTPALFIGLFGLAYVVALTIILPVRGGQLEYFRSFFFALNPIEETRSIFSSVSLREIKSILYNRKFSKNLLIDEIVITEKSELIGLDILSQRVINYFQALGIGISGASRKIVPGVRLVIVHEGHTPTLEDVIVKKNNAYILSHHNGLRVVFTFIAVIFLSAVFKLPLAFGVSAGLTLLVLSGTVDVAEIFGSIEVKLFLMLIYSLVLGKSLEMTGVLEVFTQLLYEWTYDSPLIALIAVTFLIVSLLNEIMSNNAVGLIFTPVVFKLSNMMDIDPKYLVWTLVFAANSAFSTPFGYQANLIVMESGKYKYSDYLKFGTPLNFIVLGAYLLYLYLFSNLDLFHSSSGA is encoded by the coding sequence ATGCTGTTGAGTACATATTGTTTGATCACGGAGAAATTCAGAGCTGAAGCCGTGGCTTTTACATCTATTGGGTTGCTTGCGTTTTATCAAGGGATTGCATTCTCAAAGCCACTTGTACTTTTAGAGGGTATGATGAACGGCACAGTAATTACAATTCTTGGTATAACTGTGATGGGAAGAATGGTTGCATGTACAGGTGCTATCAACAAGTTCGCGAGCTTAACAATGAAGACAGATTATGTCGCTCTCATTCCCATGATCCTGATACTGGTGAGTTATTTTTCCAGTGCTTTTATTAATAATACTCCAGTGGTGGTTCTGCTTATTACTTTTCTTTCTATTTGCAGTAGAAAAATAGGCATCGCGAATTCAAGTGTGATGATGCCAATAGCATTCGCTGCTTCGTTAGGTGGAATGTTGACTGTTCTAGGAAGTAGTACAAACCTATTGATCTACTCAAAGGCGGGTGAGCTCGGGGTAGATATAGGTTTCTTTGGATTTTTTACTCCTGCACTCTTCATAGGTTTATTTGGACTGGCATATGTGGTGGCACTTACTATTATACTCCCTGTGCGAGGGGGTCAACTCGAATATTTTAGAAGTTTCTTCTTTGCACTGAATCCTATCGAGGAAACAAGATCTATCTTTTCATCGGTCAGCTTACGGGAGATCAAAAGTATATTGTACAATCGAAAATTTAGTAAGAATCTGCTCATCGATGAAATTGTAATCACCGAGAAATCTGAATTGATAGGTCTAGATATTCTATCACAAAGAGTTATCAATTACTTCCAGGCTTTAGGTATTGGTATTTCAGGCGCTTCAAGGAAAATCGTGCCAGGTGTGAGATTAGTTATCGTCCATGAGGGACATACTCCTACACTCGAGGATGTGATAGTCAAGAAAAATAATGCTTATATCCTGAGTCATCATAATGGTCTTAGAGTAGTATTCACGTTCATAGCGGTGATTTTCTTATCTGCAGTCTTCAAGTTGCCACTTGCATTCGGAGTCTCGGCTGGCCTCACGTTATTGGTACTTTCTGGTACTGTTGATGTCGCAGAAATATTTGGGTCGATTGAGGTGAAGCTGTTTTTGATGCTTATCTACTCTCTCGTACTTGGTAAATCACTCGAAATGACGGGTGTACTGGAGGTGTTTACACAGCTTCTGTACGAGTGGACCTATGATTCCCCATTAATTGCTTTAATTGCTGTGACTTTCCTTATAGTAAGCCTATTGAACGAAATCATGAGTAATAATGCTGTTGGTTTGATTTTCACACCAGTTGTGTTCAAGTTGAGTAATATGATGGACATCGATCCAAAGTATCTTGTTTGGACGCTTGTTTTTGCAGCTAATAGTGCATTTTCTACGCCATTCGGATATCAGGCGAACTTGATCGTCATGGAATCTGGTAAATACAAATATTCAGATTATTTGAAATTTGGTACCCCACTTAACTTCATTGTTCTAGGAGCATATTTGCTCTATTTATACCTCTTTTCCAACCTTGATCTTTTTCATAGCAGCTCCGGAGCTTGA